The Microbulbifer hydrolyticus genome has a segment encoding these proteins:
- a CDS encoding efflux transporter outer membrane subunit, which translates to MTLAACSTTEPLPPQLPEQSLGLPDQFSTSGTQLPEQRWWQSFGDRELDQLVALALSANPDLQATYWRLQQADAAADQARSGFWPRLTGGLENTEQRRASSNDFDFSGAENEGNSWSGSLAAGYEVDLWGRVRSGARAAEAGRLAQRDNFQVAALTLSAEVTNIWLQLQEARGQQQLLAQQLDTNRKTLRVLELRFGGGVSGAADVLQQRQLVEQSQQELEQSRADIQILQVQLAALLGLSPDQLPSFARAETGLPVLPALPDTGVPSQLLLRRPDVRVAQRQLLQGHYLADQAWAERLPALTLGLFFSGGGRSLSDIADDWLLNFSTALEGVIFDGGNLAAAQRQQQAVEQERWSAFRHTVMQALAEVEQALINERAIRERLHFLETRTTLADQITLRQRRAYGQGSVDFLNVLSATDNQQSLQRQLLTARRELLENRVTLYRALSGGLPEQDLPKPAAQELEVYRVENQ; encoded by the coding sequence GTGACGCTGGCCGCGTGCTCCACGACAGAGCCACTGCCGCCGCAATTGCCGGAGCAGTCGCTTGGCCTGCCAGATCAATTCAGCACAAGCGGTACCCAGTTACCGGAACAGCGCTGGTGGCAGAGCTTTGGTGATCGGGAGCTCGATCAGCTGGTGGCTCTGGCGCTTTCCGCCAACCCCGACCTGCAGGCCACCTACTGGCGGCTGCAGCAGGCCGATGCCGCCGCCGACCAGGCGCGCAGCGGTTTCTGGCCGCGGTTGACCGGAGGGCTGGAAAATACCGAGCAGCGGCGCGCATCCAGTAACGATTTCGATTTTTCCGGTGCCGAAAACGAAGGCAACAGCTGGAGTGGCAGCCTCGCGGCGGGATACGAAGTGGACCTGTGGGGGCGCGTGCGCAGTGGCGCCCGCGCGGCCGAAGCCGGACGCCTGGCACAGCGGGACAACTTCCAGGTGGCGGCACTGACGCTTTCTGCCGAAGTGACCAATATCTGGCTGCAGCTGCAGGAAGCCCGAGGGCAGCAACAATTGCTCGCGCAGCAGCTGGATACCAACCGCAAGACCCTGCGGGTATTGGAGCTGCGTTTTGGTGGCGGCGTGAGTGGGGCGGCAGACGTGCTCCAGCAGCGCCAGCTGGTCGAGCAGTCGCAACAGGAACTGGAGCAGAGCCGCGCGGATATCCAGATACTGCAGGTGCAGCTCGCTGCGCTGCTCGGGCTCAGCCCGGACCAGCTGCCGTCGTTTGCCCGGGCAGAGACCGGGTTACCGGTGCTTCCCGCGCTGCCGGATACCGGTGTTCCCTCGCAACTCTTGCTGCGTCGGCCGGACGTGCGCGTGGCTCAGCGCCAACTCCTGCAGGGGCACTATCTTGCCGATCAGGCCTGGGCTGAGCGACTACCGGCGCTCACTCTCGGCCTGTTCTTTAGCGGTGGCGGCCGCTCGCTCTCCGATATTGCCGATGACTGGCTTCTGAATTTCAGCACTGCCCTGGAGGGTGTCATATTCGACGGCGGCAATCTGGCCGCAGCGCAGCGCCAGCAGCAAGCCGTGGAGCAGGAGCGCTGGTCCGCGTTCCGTCACACCGTAATGCAGGCGCTTGCAGAAGTGGAGCAGGCGCTGATCAACGAGCGCGCCATTCGCGAACGACTGCACTTCCTCGAAACCCGTACCACATTGGCCGACCAGATTACCCTGCGTCAGCGGCGGGCCTATGGGCAGGGTTCGGTGGACTTTCTGAATGTACTGTCTGCGACCGACAACCAACAATCACTGCAGCGGCAGCTGCTTACTGCGCGCCGCGAATTACTGGAAAACCGCGTAACACTCTATCGCGCCCTGTCTGGTGGCCTGCCGGAACAGGACCTGCCGAAACCGGCGGCGCAGGAGCTGGAAGTTTACCGTGTGGAGAATCAATGA
- a CDS encoding acyl-CoA dehydrogenase, with the protein MSKNQPLAHWDDILLLDRQLSDEERMIRDTAREYCQSKLMPRVLEANRHEIFDREIMREMGELGLLGSTIEGYDCAGLNYVSYGLVAREVERVDSGYRSAMSVQSSLVMHPIYAYGSEEQKQKYLPKLASGEWVGCFGLTEPDAGSDPGGMKTRAKKVDGGYRISGSKMWITNSPIADVFVVWGKDDEGDIRGFVLEKGMEGLSAPKIEGKFSLRASITGEIVMDNVFVPEENRFPDIKGLSGPFGCLNRARYGISWGAMGAAEFCWHAARQYGLDRKQFNKPLAQTQLFQKKLADMQTEITLGLQASLRVGRLMDEQKSHFDPTMISLVKRNNCGKALDIARVARDMHGGNGIADEFHVIRHVMNLEAVNTYEGTHDVHALILGRAQTGLQAFS; encoded by the coding sequence ATGAGCAAAAATCAGCCACTGGCGCACTGGGACGATATTCTCCTGCTGGACCGCCAACTAAGTGACGAAGAGCGCATGATCCGCGACACCGCGCGCGAGTATTGCCAATCCAAGTTGATGCCGCGCGTGCTGGAAGCCAACCGCCACGAAATCTTCGACCGCGAGATCATGCGTGAAATGGGTGAACTGGGCCTGCTTGGCTCCACCATCGAAGGCTACGACTGCGCCGGCCTGAATTATGTGTCCTACGGCCTGGTCGCTCGCGAAGTGGAGCGCGTTGACTCCGGTTATCGCTCTGCGATGAGCGTTCAGTCCAGCCTGGTAATGCACCCGATTTACGCCTACGGCAGCGAAGAACAGAAGCAGAAATACCTGCCCAAGCTCGCCAGTGGCGAATGGGTCGGCTGCTTCGGCCTCACCGAGCCAGACGCCGGCTCCGACCCCGGCGGCATGAAAACCCGCGCGAAAAAAGTCGACGGCGGCTACCGCATCAGCGGCTCCAAAATGTGGATCACCAATAGCCCCATCGCCGACGTATTCGTGGTTTGGGGCAAGGACGACGAGGGTGATATCCGCGGCTTCGTGCTTGAGAAAGGCATGGAGGGCCTCAGCGCCCCCAAAATCGAAGGCAAATTCTCCCTGCGCGCCTCCATCACTGGTGAGATCGTGATGGACAACGTATTTGTGCCCGAGGAAAACCGCTTCCCGGACATCAAAGGCCTCAGCGGGCCCTTCGGCTGTCTGAACCGCGCCCGTTACGGTATTTCCTGGGGCGCCATGGGTGCCGCGGAGTTCTGCTGGCACGCCGCGCGCCAGTACGGCCTCGACCGCAAGCAGTTCAACAAGCCCCTGGCACAGACCCAGCTGTTCCAGAAAAAGCTCGCCGACATGCAGACCGAAATCACCCTCGGCCTGCAGGCCTCGCTGCGCGTGGGCCGCCTGATGGACGAACAGAAAAGCCACTTCGACCCCACCATGATCTCCCTGGTCAAGCGCAACAACTGCGGCAAAGCCCTGGATATCGCGCGCGTCGCGCGGGACATGCACGGTGGCAACGGCATTGCCGACGAGTTCCACGTCATCCGCCATGTGATGAACCTGGAAGCGGTCAATACCTACGAAGGCACCCACGATGTACACGCCCTGATTCTGGGGCGCGCACAGACCGGCTTGCAGGCGTTTTCCTAA
- a CDS encoding trimeric intracellular cation channel family protein: MEQLLHWCDLIGIVVFAFTGVLAAGHKQMDLFGAVVLACVTATGGGTLRDMILNVPVFWLSDSYYLWIAVVTGVISFYLIRYLQVPMRLLMIADAAGLAVFVVIGTQKVLSLGHTPAIAIVMGVMTGTFGGLIRDILCGDIPLLLRREIYATAALSGAATLVILDDIQALPGEAVVAIAVLVTLGFRLAALRWNLSAPIARIRPEQ; encoded by the coding sequence ATGGAACAACTACTGCACTGGTGCGACCTGATCGGCATTGTGGTCTTCGCCTTTACCGGCGTTTTGGCCGCCGGCCACAAGCAGATGGACCTGTTCGGCGCAGTGGTACTCGCCTGTGTTACCGCCACCGGTGGCGGCACCCTCCGCGACATGATCCTCAATGTCCCCGTCTTCTGGCTTTCCGACAGTTACTACCTGTGGATTGCCGTTGTCACCGGGGTAATCAGCTTTTACCTTATTCGCTATCTGCAGGTCCCCATGCGCCTGCTGATGATTGCCGATGCGGCCGGCCTCGCGGTATTCGTCGTCATCGGCACCCAGAAGGTCCTGAGCCTGGGGCACACCCCCGCCATCGCTATCGTCATGGGCGTGATGACCGGCACCTTCGGCGGCCTGATACGCGACATCCTGTGCGGCGATATCCCCCTGCTTCTGCGCCGCGAAATTTATGCCACCGCAGCCTTGAGTGGCGCCGCCACTCTGGTGATACTGGACGACATTCAGGCGCTGCCCGGCGAAGCCGTGGTAGCCATTGCGGTACTGGTGACCCTCGGGTTTCGACTTGCAGCATTGCGCTGGAATCTCTCGGCGCCCATCGCGCGCATTCGTCCCGAGCAATAG
- a CDS encoding alpha/beta fold hydrolase, giving the protein MPPRIMKSPSGAGRLLLAALLAAVASGCAREDSSEALTPNRLISKPCWFDTEAGWPTTQCYMMEVPENHAKPSGRKIQFPVVRFFAEIGDPDKEPLLHLGAGGPGASMGLEPENASDWLWVNYAGMTIEDGRDLIVIDPRGTGMAQPKLACDEFIKDADLAFTRNLSTDEESRVFTYSMERCYSRLSETADLAQYNSATVAQDIDALREALGVPQFNLYGVSYASRYALTIARDFPDSVRAMVLNSAVFPNIIYTQQLPEDVIAAYQRGLDYCGQDTACNKQYPDLKRRLESLVQALDESPLTVETANVHPGEQYPFVLTGQRLLRVLFQALYNEQFYKELPAIIEELESEQADLLKPSIASFMGLVLDPNFGDAAGISHFCYEEAPFVDFDVARQSAANSGILGGSVRSDIDMMQVQCRIWAIPSAPLLESRAIKPRVPTLVMHGALDPVLSAKDADKARKKLPNHQWLLFPQLAHDVISASDCAEQAAASFLDQPEQPVAEIAASCRKEELAQQAELEKKLAELEAEREKQEQDGATRGASEDDDQRNRKIPAGNRYSEAH; this is encoded by the coding sequence ATGCCCCCACGTATTATGAAATCCCCCTCAGGCGCCGGCCGGCTGCTCCTTGCCGCACTGCTCGCCGCGGTTGCGAGCGGATGCGCCAGAGAAGATTCCAGCGAGGCTCTGACGCCCAACCGCCTGATTTCCAAACCCTGCTGGTTTGACACCGAGGCCGGCTGGCCTACCACCCAGTGCTACATGATGGAAGTACCGGAAAATCACGCAAAGCCGTCAGGTCGCAAAATCCAGTTCCCAGTGGTGCGCTTTTTTGCCGAGATCGGCGACCCGGACAAAGAACCCCTGCTCCACCTGGGTGCGGGCGGCCCCGGAGCCAGCATGGGCCTGGAGCCCGAAAATGCCAGCGACTGGCTGTGGGTCAACTACGCCGGTATGACGATCGAAGATGGCCGCGACCTGATCGTCATCGACCCGCGCGGCACTGGCATGGCGCAGCCGAAACTCGCCTGCGACGAATTCATCAAAGATGCCGACCTCGCCTTTACCCGCAACCTGAGTACCGACGAAGAATCCCGGGTATTCACTTACAGTATGGAGCGCTGCTATAGCCGGCTGAGTGAGACTGCTGACCTCGCGCAATACAACAGTGCCACCGTGGCCCAGGACATCGATGCGCTGCGCGAGGCACTGGGAGTCCCCCAGTTCAACCTGTATGGCGTTTCCTACGCAAGCCGCTATGCGCTGACCATCGCCAGAGACTTTCCCGATTCCGTGCGCGCCATGGTGCTGAACAGCGCCGTGTTCCCAAACATCATCTACACCCAGCAGCTCCCGGAAGACGTCATCGCCGCCTACCAGCGCGGGCTGGATTACTGTGGCCAGGACACGGCCTGCAACAAGCAGTACCCCGATCTCAAGCGGCGGCTGGAATCCCTCGTGCAGGCGCTCGACGAATCCCCACTCACCGTTGAAACCGCCAATGTGCACCCGGGGGAACAGTATCCCTTTGTACTTACTGGCCAGCGCCTGCTGCGCGTGCTATTTCAGGCGCTGTACAACGAGCAGTTTTACAAGGAGCTGCCGGCAATCATCGAAGAACTGGAATCCGAGCAGGCGGACCTCCTGAAGCCGTCCATCGCCAGTTTTATGGGACTCGTTCTGGACCCCAACTTTGGCGATGCGGCGGGCATCAGCCACTTCTGCTACGAAGAAGCGCCGTTTGTCGACTTCGATGTGGCACGGCAGTCCGCTGCCAATAGCGGTATCCTGGGAGGGTCGGTACGCTCAGATATCGACATGATGCAGGTTCAATGCCGTATCTGGGCCATTCCGTCTGCGCCGCTGCTGGAGTCCCGGGCGATAAAACCCAGGGTTCCGACACTTGTCATGCACGGCGCGCTGGACCCGGTACTCTCCGCCAAAGACGCAGACAAGGCCCGCAAGAAGCTGCCAAACCACCAGTGGCTGCTGTTCCCGCAGCTGGCCCATGATGTAATCTCGGCGAGCGACTGCGCAGAGCAGGCGGCGGCAAGTTTTCTCGACCAGCCCGAGCAGCCAGTAGCGGAAATAGCGGCCAGCTGCCGCAAAGAAGAACTCGCCCAACAGGCGGAGCTGGAAAAAAAGCTTGCGGAACTGGAAGCCGAGCGAGAAAAACAGGAGCAGGACGGCGCGACAAGGGGTGCATCGGAGGACGACGATCAGCGCAACCGCAAGATACCAGCCGGCAACCGCTACTCGGAAGCCCACTGA
- a CDS encoding sulfurtransferase, translating to MNYQGVIEVTELAGLLDQQDQGSGQLVILDCRYNLADTGAGEQAYLNEHIPGARYASLHRDLSAPCDRYGGRHPFPAAKQFSEFARSMGISADTQVVVYDDQRFAFAARAWWLFRHYGHARVAILNGGFNAWKDAGLPLSNDEEDAKAPGDFSASTEAGALLRYEDIYPHLDNPPWQLVDARETKRFLGNEEPIDPIAGHIPGAINKPWQDVTDDKGFIKPLAALRENWQSIPADDEIVCYCGSGVTACVNLFSLHLIGREARLYPGSWSDWCAHILYPRTESA from the coding sequence ATGAACTATCAGGGCGTGATTGAAGTTACCGAGCTGGCTGGACTTCTGGATCAACAGGATCAAGGAAGTGGCCAACTCGTTATTCTGGACTGTCGCTACAACCTGGCTGATACCGGGGCTGGAGAACAGGCCTATCTCAACGAACATATTCCCGGCGCGCGCTACGCCAGCCTGCACCGTGACCTCTCGGCCCCGTGTGATCGCTACGGCGGCCGTCACCCCTTCCCCGCTGCCAAGCAGTTTTCCGAATTTGCCCGCTCCATGGGTATTTCTGCGGATACGCAAGTCGTGGTCTACGATGACCAGCGTTTCGCTTTTGCTGCGCGCGCCTGGTGGTTGTTTCGGCACTATGGCCACGCGCGCGTTGCCATCCTGAATGGCGGATTCAATGCGTGGAAAGACGCGGGGTTGCCGCTCTCAAATGACGAGGAAGATGCAAAGGCCCCGGGTGATTTCAGTGCGTCCACTGAGGCAGGCGCGCTATTGCGTTACGAGGATATTTATCCGCATCTGGACAATCCGCCCTGGCAGTTGGTAGATGCACGGGAAACCAAACGTTTTCTGGGGAATGAAGAACCCATCGACCCGATTGCGGGCCATATTCCGGGGGCCATCAACAAGCCCTGGCAGGATGTCACTGATGACAAAGGCTTTATCAAGCCGTTGGCGGCCCTGCGCGAAAACTGGCAGAGCATCCCGGCAGACGACGAGATCGTATGTTATTGCGGCTCCGGGGTTACCGCGTGTGTAAACCTGTTCTCTTTGCACCTGATTGGGCGCGAAGCACGGCTTTACCCGGGCAGCTGGAGTGACTGGTGCGCGCACATTCTCTATCCACGCACCGAGTCGGCCTGA
- the msrA gene encoding peptide-methionine (S)-S-oxide reductase MsrA: MHFDKTQIPSADEALPGRTEAMPISGKHFVSGHSMVAPFPEGMQQAVFGMGCFWGAERLFWEIEGVYVTAVGYAGGHTPNPNYQEVCSGGTGHAEVVLVVFDPEKVSYEELLGRFWEEHDPTQGMRQGNDLGTQYRSCIYTYGDAQLAQAQASERSFQQALADKGYGAITTEIQPAPTFFYAEEDHQQYLAKNPGGYCGLAGTGACLLR; this comes from the coding sequence ATGCATTTCGACAAGACCCAGATTCCCTCTGCCGACGAGGCGCTCCCGGGCCGCACTGAAGCGATGCCCATCAGCGGCAAACACTTTGTCTCCGGCCATTCCATGGTGGCGCCTTTTCCTGAAGGCATGCAGCAGGCGGTGTTCGGGATGGGCTGCTTTTGGGGCGCGGAACGGCTGTTCTGGGAAATTGAGGGTGTGTATGTCACCGCAGTGGGCTATGCCGGTGGTCACACCCCCAATCCCAACTATCAGGAGGTCTGCAGTGGCGGAACTGGCCACGCGGAGGTCGTGCTGGTGGTATTTGATCCAGAGAAGGTGAGCTACGAAGAGCTGCTGGGGCGTTTCTGGGAGGAGCACGATCCGACGCAGGGTATGCGCCAGGGAAACGATCTCGGCACCCAGTATCGCTCCTGTATCTATACCTATGGGGATGCGCAGTTGGCGCAGGCCCAGGCATCAGAGCGCAGTTTTCAGCAGGCGCTGGCGGACAAGGGGTACGGTGCAATTACCACGGAAATCCAGCCCGCCCCGACATTTTTCTACGCCGAAGAAGATCACCAGCAGTATCTGGCGAAGAATCCGGGCGGTTATTGCGGCCTTGCCGGAACCGGCGCCTGCCTGCTGCGTTGA
- a CDS encoding class I SAM-dependent methyltransferase, giving the protein MAQSHSLSRQMFGLTVRKNAHPDMRRLRREAGDASLHGNKFWKSSCLTMDYLQRHPLKKGARVLDLGCGWGLGGIFCAKKFGAKVTSLDADPSVFPFAEYHAKLNDVNITTWQCRYEKVTEAALTEFDAVIGTDICFWDKLEGLLYNLTRRAMRAGVGRVMLVDPGRPPFRRLAERAEEKLDAQYFEWQTQRPMKATGCIMLAGE; this is encoded by the coding sequence TTGGCTCAAAGTCATTCTCTCAGCCGCCAGATGTTTGGACTGACCGTGCGGAAAAATGCGCACCCGGATATGCGTCGGCTACGGCGCGAAGCCGGTGATGCCAGCCTGCATGGCAATAAATTCTGGAAGAGTTCCTGCCTGACCATGGACTACCTGCAGAGGCATCCTTTGAAGAAAGGCGCGCGGGTCCTCGATCTGGGCTGTGGCTGGGGACTGGGTGGGATTTTCTGTGCAAAAAAATTCGGTGCGAAAGTCACTTCCCTGGACGCTGACCCGAGCGTGTTTCCCTTCGCCGAATACCACGCGAAGCTGAACGACGTGAATATCACGACCTGGCAATGCCGCTACGAAAAAGTAACCGAGGCCGCGTTGACCGAGTTTGACGCTGTGATCGGTACCGACATCTGCTTCTGGGACAAGCTGGAGGGGCTGCTCTACAACCTGACCCGTCGCGCCATGCGTGCCGGAGTGGGGCGGGTAATGCTGGTGGATCCAGGCCGGCCGCCGTTTCGACGGCTCGCGGAGCGCGCCGAGGAAAAGCTCGACGCACAGTATTTCGAGTGGCAGACTCAGCGCCCGATGAAGGCCACCGGCTGTATTATGCTTGCGGGTGAATAA
- a CDS encoding porin, translating into MKINIRKTLLAASIAAAASNANAVPIYQSNQVTLYMEGYFTAHMVNTFGDTQMQDGASRVRIGLNVPAYDLWDTGFNLEWGVRAINSAQNLVIQGDQQAAPGDRRNSLYLRQGHLFAKHPKWGEFSAGKQWGVYYEVTYITDWYNVSGGLASGTYGLNTDGGVTGTGRADSALAWRKTWKLDAGEFKIGLQYAAHVADLEIGVDDIVGPDTLLVCPPGDCEYGISHGIAAVYRADIGDGLFFGAAYNRVKLDIASQDGLIFDTSGLEPVLVQDDFAFNASSNDWTTAIGMYYGKEAYAKGFYGAVVLQRSQNNQLAPIGSVQGVTNFFDARGSESFLSYTWGSDNCYTFYGGHNYLESDDPEFDAALIQGDKYRLEQYFLGFQYRWNERVRIYFENGFDGSNVVAAPEYDSFNAIGIRIDI; encoded by the coding sequence ATGAAAATAAATATCCGTAAAACGTTATTGGCAGCCTCCATTGCGGCTGCAGCATCCAATGCGAATGCGGTACCCATCTACCAGTCCAATCAAGTCACCCTCTATATGGAGGGCTACTTCACCGCACATATGGTCAATACCTTTGGCGATACCCAGATGCAGGATGGCGCCTCGCGCGTGCGTATTGGCCTCAACGTACCCGCCTATGACCTGTGGGATACCGGCTTCAACCTCGAGTGGGGTGTGAGGGCGATCAATTCCGCGCAGAACCTGGTGATTCAGGGTGACCAGCAAGCGGCACCTGGAGACCGACGAAACTCGCTTTACCTCCGCCAGGGGCACTTGTTTGCCAAGCATCCCAAGTGGGGCGAGTTTTCCGCGGGCAAGCAATGGGGGGTGTACTACGAGGTCACCTATATCACTGACTGGTACAACGTCTCCGGCGGTCTTGCCAGCGGTACCTATGGCCTGAATACGGATGGTGGTGTTACCGGCACGGGCCGTGCGGACAGCGCCCTGGCGTGGCGCAAAACATGGAAACTGGATGCCGGTGAATTCAAGATCGGCCTGCAGTACGCGGCCCATGTGGCCGACCTGGAGATCGGGGTCGACGACATCGTCGGCCCCGACACCCTGCTCGTATGCCCGCCCGGGGATTGCGAGTACGGCATCAGCCACGGTATCGCCGCTGTCTACCGGGCCGATATCGGTGACGGTCTTTTTTTTGGAGCCGCCTACAACCGCGTCAAGCTGGATATTGCCAGCCAGGATGGACTGATTTTTGACACATCCGGCCTTGAACCCGTCCTGGTCCAGGATGACTTCGCGTTTAATGCCAGCAGTAATGACTGGACCACAGCCATCGGCATGTATTACGGCAAAGAGGCCTACGCAAAGGGTTTCTATGGGGCCGTGGTGTTGCAGCGCTCCCAGAACAACCAGCTGGCACCAATCGGCTCTGTACAGGGAGTCACCAACTTTTTCGATGCCAGGGGATCGGAGTCTTTTCTGAGTTATACCTGGGGTAGCGACAATTGTTACACCTTTTATGGTGGGCATAACTATCTGGAATCCGACGACCCGGAATTCGATGCGGCACTTATCCAGGGCGATAAATACCGACTGGAGCAGTACTTTTTAGGCTTCCAGTACCGTTGGAACGAGCGCGTGCGCATCTATTTTGAAAACGGTTTTGACGGTAGCAATGTTGTGGCCGCGCCGGAGTACGACAGCTTTAACGCCATCGGCATTCGCATCGACATCTGA
- a CDS encoding molecular chaperone DnaJ, which produces MILLIAVGIFAWLAIQQFKYSPPERRRKLLVQYVLIALAVAAVLLAVTGRLHWVGAAVAVVLPMLNRLWRTFGRHLPWIAPLIAKRAQAKAEKDKARHSDREHQEKEEKSQRANEPQLTVAEARKILSVSANASKDEIIGAHRRLIQKFHPDRGGNDYLASRINAAKALLLKQLDQ; this is translated from the coding sequence ATGATTTTGCTGATTGCCGTGGGCATCTTTGCCTGGCTGGCGATTCAACAGTTCAAATACAGCCCGCCAGAGCGGCGACGCAAGCTCCTCGTGCAGTATGTACTGATCGCACTGGCGGTGGCGGCCGTGCTGCTGGCCGTTACCGGGCGCCTGCACTGGGTAGGTGCGGCAGTTGCAGTGGTCCTGCCCATGCTCAATCGGCTGTGGCGCACGTTTGGGCGACACCTGCCGTGGATTGCGCCACTGATCGCCAAGCGCGCCCAGGCAAAGGCCGAAAAAGACAAAGCTCGGCACTCGGATCGTGAGCATCAGGAAAAAGAAGAAAAGTCGCAGCGGGCGAACGAGCCACAGTTGACCGTTGCGGAAGCGCGCAAAATATTGAGCGTTTCTGCCAACGCCTCAAAGGATGAAATCATTGGCGCACACCGCAGGCTGATCCAGAAGTTCCACCCGGATCGCGGCGGCAACGACTATCTGGCCTCCCGCATCAATGCCGCCAAGGCCCTGCTGCTCAAACAGCTCGATCAGTAA
- a CDS encoding methyltransferase translates to MADRNFDDLAQRFRKRIYGGLKGDIRLAVLNRDLAPILAAAGAGARKEGAPLKVVDAGGGQGQFALDLAADGHKVWITDISSEMLALAREQLQARNLEHSVQTLQVPLQSLTSDPRVPAADLLLCHAVLEWLEQPQQALVHLAECLAPGAYLSLTFYNRRALEFRLLQRGSLRQLDRNRDSGYWGGHPGSLTPQNPLLPEEVMGWVEQAGLSLVAHSGIRCFHDFMTPEMRDKLPPAAIVEKELAYSRVDPYRQLARYVHLLCRRA, encoded by the coding sequence ATGGCTGATCGCAATTTCGACGATCTCGCCCAGCGTTTCAGGAAGCGGATCTATGGTGGACTGAAAGGCGACATTCGCCTGGCGGTGCTCAATCGGGATCTCGCACCAATCCTTGCAGCGGCTGGGGCCGGGGCGCGAAAAGAGGGGGCACCGCTCAAGGTTGTCGATGCCGGTGGTGGCCAGGGACAGTTTGCGCTGGATCTGGCCGCTGACGGACACAAGGTCTGGATTACGGATATTTCCTCCGAGATGCTGGCGCTGGCCCGCGAGCAGCTACAAGCCCGCAACCTGGAGCACTCTGTTCAGACGCTTCAGGTACCTTTGCAGTCGCTGACATCCGATCCGAGGGTGCCCGCTGCCGATCTTCTGCTGTGCCATGCGGTGCTGGAATGGCTGGAGCAGCCCCAGCAGGCCCTGGTGCACCTGGCTGAATGCCTGGCACCCGGTGCTTACCTCTCCCTCACTTTTTACAACCGCCGCGCGCTGGAGTTCCGCCTGTTACAGCGAGGCAGCCTGCGCCAGCTGGACCGCAACCGCGACAGCGGATACTGGGGCGGGCACCCCGGCAGCCTCACTCCGCAAAACCCTCTGTTGCCGGAAGAGGTGATGGGGTGGGTAGAGCAGGCGGGGTTGTCGCTGGTGGCGCACAGCGGCATCCGCTGTTTCCACGATTTCATGACGCCGGAAATGCGTGACAAACTGCCACCGGCGGCGATCGTGGAGAAGGAGCTGGCGTATTCCCGGGTGGACCCGTATCGACAGCTGGCCCGCTACGTACACCTGTTGTGCCGGCGGGCCTGA
- a CDS encoding DUF599 domain-containing protein, with product MDYASLAGFFLTWAGYTVFARKKAKTAWCLASSMQWYRVEWMLRMLERDMRMPDAAILSNLERVIGFFASTSILILAGLVTALSANSAAVEVLSSLPFAQTTTVEQFELKVMVLIVIYIFAFFNFTWSLRQYSFANVLLGAAPAIDEEEVSREERRRYAISAAKVIDQAGHSYNYGLRSFYFSMAVMGWFVHPVLFVFGYLAVIWVLYMREFRSRTLQVILAAEGRSLDQVRDK from the coding sequence ATGGATTATGCGAGCCTGGCCGGGTTCTTCCTGACATGGGCCGGCTATACGGTGTTCGCCCGCAAGAAGGCGAAAACCGCCTGGTGCCTGGCGTCTTCCATGCAGTGGTATCGGGTTGAATGGATGCTGCGTATGCTGGAGCGGGATATGCGCATGCCGGATGCCGCCATCCTCAGCAATCTCGAGCGGGTGATCGGTTTCTTCGCCTCCACCAGCATCCTGATCCTCGCGGGTCTGGTGACGGCGCTGTCCGCCAACAGTGCTGCGGTGGAGGTTCTGAGTAGCTTGCCGTTTGCGCAGACCACCACTGTCGAGCAATTTGAGCTCAAGGTCATGGTGCTCATCGTGATCTACATCTTTGCCTTCTTTAACTTCACCTGGTCTTTGCGCCAGTACTCGTTTGCCAATGTGCTGCTCGGCGCCGCGCCTGCGATCGACGAGGAGGAGGTCTCCCGTGAGGAGCGACGCCGCTATGCGATCAGTGCCGCCAAGGTAATCGATCAGGCGGGGCACAGTTACAACTATGGCTTGCGCTCCTTTTACTTCTCCATGGCGGTCATGGGCTGGTTTGTGCACCCGGTGCTGTTTGTGTTCGGCTATCTGGCTGTCATCTGGGTGCTGTATATGCGGGAATTCCGTTCGCGCACGTTGCAGGTCATTCTCGCTGCGGAAGGTCGTTCACTGGACCAGGTCCGGGACAAATAG